GAGAACGTTGATGCCAATAAATCTCCTCTTGTTCAAGCAAGTCATCAAGAATGGATTCATGGTGCTTCAGAGTTGCTGCTGTCTCATTATTCAGAGAATGAGAGTTATTCAAAGTGTCAACTCGTTTTTGTGCAGCAGTAATATTATGCTTCATTCGGCCATATTTTTTGATGTGCCAGGACTGTAGTGATCGAGCACATGATTCAAGGTTGTTGAGGACACCACAAATAGGGTCAGTAACTTGATCATTTAGCCAAGAATTAGAGATTATATCCTTACTTTCAGGGTCCGATAACCATAACTTCTCGAAACGAAATCTACTGTGTCTTTGATGATTGTGAGAGATTGAAGCATTGGATAACACAACTGATATAGCTCGATGATCAGAGTTAAAGTAGTCCAAGTGAGTTACCTTTGGTTGATTAAAAGCCAAATTCCATGCATCATTGACAAAACACCAGTCGAGCCTTTCTTTGAGAGTGTTGACTGCTGTCCTTTTTTTTGCCCAAGTGAAGCAATCACCTTGAAAAGGAGGATCAGAGAGGTGGCAGTAATCAAGAGCAGAACGAAAGGCAGTCATTTGTGATTCACTTCGTAAGGTACCCCCTGATTTATTTTGATTGGACAAAATCTCATTAAAATCGCCAATAACCAACCATGGTTGCATAGGCGCCACATCCGAAAGGCGACGGAGAAGTGTCCATGAATCAGATCTATTCTGTACAGTAGGAGATCCATAAAAAGCTGAAAAATGAAATTGTGGACCAGCAATAGAAGTCATGTAGCAATCAAAAAAACAAGAGCCAAAATTATTAAGTTTCACATCGATATCGTCTTTCCATAAAAGCATGAGACCTCCACTTAAACCAATACGAGGAACTTCCAATCCATGACTGAAATTCAATGAGTGACGAAAACGAGGTAAAGAATTATTGTTGAGCCGAGTCTCCATAAGAAAGAGAACATGGGGAGATTGCTGAGAAACAAGCAATCTAAGATGTCGAAACGCATTCGGGTTCCCCAATCCCCGCGCGTTCCAGCTTAGGATTTTCATAATCCTTTGCGGGATTGCAAAGCAATCTCCGCAGAGTCGTCAGAGTCACCATCAGAATCCTTGGGAAACAAAGAAACATTTTGGTTTGAGCAGTCTCCTTTTGACGAGGAAGGAAAAGCAGCAGCAGCAGTGTTTTGGTTTCGGCATCGCTTGAGCATTTGTCTCATGGAAGGAGCATCAGTATGCCTTTTGAAAAGTCTGTTAGGATGTACATTTTCTTGACCAACTTCAGAAATGTGGCAGGTGGTAGTGGTAAGTGATGGTGTGTTGGTGAAAAGAGAAGTCATCATTGGGGTAGCAGTATGTGTAGGTGCGTTGGTGGAAGTGTGTATTGGCTCTGTTGATGAGTTTGGGGGGTATGTTGCAATTGGGATATAGATATTGGGGGCAAAACCTATATCAGGGGTGTATATATGGTTAAGATTTGTGGTTTGTGAAGGGGTGATATGGATGGTATTGGTATTGTTTAATGAAGATGGTATAGAAGGGGTGTCATTGGTAGAGATAGCCATATTAGATGTTGCATTTGTGATAGATGACAGATGAGAGGTAGTTGGAATTGGCGTTAGTGGTTGAGTAGTACCAATATGTAATGGGGGGTTCTGATGCAAAGGAAAGGAGCCAAGATTAGAACTCCTTGGCAATAATGGAGTTGCAGCAGATGATTCTCCTGGGAAAAGGATTTTTGGCTGTGGTTGCGCTATGGATCCTAAGTTCGGGATGGTAGAAACCAGTGATGTACGAGCCAAGCGAGTTAAAAGTGGCCAAGCGTTCCCCTTAGAGAAATCAGTGCGGTATTTGTCATAGCCAGTAGTTGGAAGTTTCGCACCTTTCATCCAAGGACCATACTCAAGATCATCATCATTACCATTGTCCATTCTCTCCATGAAGGCTACACATTTTTCGAAAGGGTGGCCAAGTCGCCCACACTCAAAACAGAACTCCGGTAATCGTTCATATCGAAAGTCAATCCAAAAGTCATCCTTGATCCTTGGCAGACTTATCATACGCCCACGGAGGAGCGGCTTGTCAATAGGAAGTCTTACCCGAATTCTTAAGAAAGGGCCCCATCCCTCATCAAGAGATTCTTCATGGACGTCCAGAAATTCACCAATAATGTTTCCCAAAGCAGTAGCAAGTATTTTGGATTTGCTCAAGAACGGCAAACGATAGACTTGAACCCAAAATGGAGTGCTTGACAGATTTTTTACTGTGACATTCTGCAGAACAGATGGTGAGCAAAAGACCACAAGGTGATTTTGGAAATGCCATGGCTCTTTGTTTAGGACCCGAAGTTTATCCCCTGCACATCCAAAAGTGACTTTAAACAAACCATCTCCATAAACAGAAATAATTACAGGGTATCTACCCTTCCAGTGGCCTCCCATTTGATCAAAAAAAGAAGGCTCGTGGACATAATTCTCGGTGAGAACTCGAGCAATGAGGATGTGTTTGGGGTCATTTGTTGAAGCAGTAGCAACATCAGCAGGCAGAAGTGCAACAGAACTTTCCTCTTCAGTGAGGTTTAGTGTGGAATTCATGGAATGCAAGAGAGGATCCATCACAAAATGCAGAAAAACCAGAAGCAGAAGCAGCAGTTAGGGAAAAAAAAACCAAAGAAAACTGAAGGAAGTAGAAAGAGGGAAACCGAAGATTTGAAAAAGCAGTTAAAAATCCAAAAAgatagttaaaattctataacaGCAACAGACCCAAAACAGGgcacaaaatttttttttttattatttatgtttacTTTACTACTTGTGAGCGAGTTTCCTTAaatttaagcaaaaaaaaaattttgacatctatttatttataaataaagttggggtttaattaaaaatatggaTAGGAATCTTAGAATAAATATACGCTGGATCACTTTAATTTGGAAAATACTTGCATTAaggttttttttaagtaatttatttatttatatagtttGTACTTGGTATACTTGTTGTGGTTGACTAGATAAGAGATCATATCAACATAAttttaaccaaatagaacacAATTAAGTGAATTATTGCCATATCTTTATATAAACGAtgatgaaataaaatttaaaataaaagtgaaACCTAAAAATATCATGTAAATTAATGGTACTTTGTTCATATATGGATTTTCGCTTGAtacattttctaaaaaataaaaataatagtgaTAAGATCATCTGATGAATGTTTTATCTTTACAATGAGACATAATTGAACCATATCAGTTTTTAATCAAATCCAATCAGTTAAAAACAGGAAGATGGTGATGATAAAAATCAGCTCAAGCTATtgtgtattatttattatatagccACTAAGCAACTAATAGTACAATCTAGAATATGAACACCTCACTCCAAAAAATACAGATAAAAGGAATATTCTCTCTCACACTAATAactgaaaagagagagaaatataATTGTCAAATCATGCAAAGAATAATTAATAAAGTCATTAATACTAAATGGTAAATGGTAACCAGTAACTGGTAATAAGTAAagaatatattttctaaaacttcCATTCAAATTAAGTAGGGTGCAAATCACACCTAGTTtgttaactaaaaaataaaatctcgAGTTGGATAGGCTTTTTACTAAGCAGACTGCAGTTTGATCATGAGAGGAAATGTATTTGATGTCAAGAGTTTTAGTTAGAACTTTATCTCTAATAAAATGCACATCTAACTCAATGTGTTTTGTTCTAGCATGAGAGACTGGATTAGAAGCCAATGTATTAGCTCCCATGTTATCACACCAGATAATTGGAGTGTGTTGAAGAGGAAACTGTACTTCTCGAAGCAGAGACTGAATCCAAGCAAATTCTGCAGCAACTTGAGCAAGAGCTTTGTACTCTCATTCAGTGTTTGATCTTGAGATAACAGCTTGCTTCTTTGAAGACCATGACACTAAGGAGTCTCCAAAATAGACACAATAACCAACTACTGAATTTCTATCATCAGGGCACCAAGCCCAGTTAGCATCAAAGTACCCTGTAAGAGCCAGTCTGTCAGTATACTTGATATGCAAACCATGATCTTGAGTACCCTTTAAGTatcttagaattttctttgctACAGACCAGCAAACATCAGTTGGAGCTTTTAGAAACTGACTTAGTTTATTCACAGAGAAACTAATATCAGGCTTGGTGTGTGTGAGATATTGAAGAGCCCCAATTAAGCTTATGTGCTTTGTGAGATTTTCAAATGGTGTGCCATCTTGTATGGACAAAACTTTCCCTACTGTCATAGGAGTAGGACAACATTTAAGATGTACCATGTTTGATTTCTTGAGTAGGGTTGTTATTGTTGGGggttattttaccatgatctagatttactaccatgtatgttatttaacattctaaatataaatttctaaaacaatagaatttaaacacatataaagttcaagaaaccttacattggttgcagcagaattaaatgactcattccactcagatctctaacccttgtatcctttctgtagcatagtatcaccaagatctgactCCGATTCTCCTTCAAttgatttggattcttcacagtcttacacattatgattgagtaccaacttgctatgtgtgggcatgtactctatcactatagggttcaaaaattgaagagagaaagagagaggaaggattcgaaatagagagagaagagaaggcTCAAAATTTGACTGAAGGCTAGTGAATGCTTAAGCTGTCAGTTTTGagtccatcactatctattcctgctaggtttaggtttgaattatttggcattataaaattgat
This Cannabis sativa cultivar Pink pepper isolate KNU-18-1 chromosome 6, ASM2916894v1, whole genome shotgun sequence DNA region includes the following protein-coding sequences:
- the LOC115719986 gene encoding uncharacterized protein LOC115719986 yields the protein MKILSWNARGLGNPNAFRHLRLLVSQQSPHVLFLMETRLNNNSLPRFRHSLNFSHGLEVPRIGLSGGLMLLWKDDIDVKLNNFGSCFFDCYMTSIAGPQFHFSAFYGSPTVQNRSDSWTLLRRLSDVAPMQPWLVIGDFNEILSNQNKSGGTLRSESQMTAFRSALDYCHLSDPPFQGDCFTWAKKRTAVNTLKERLDWCFVNDAWNLAFNQPKVTHLDYFNSDHRAISVVLSNASISHNHQRHSRFRFEKLWLSDPESKDIISNSWLNDQVTDPICGVLNNLESCARSLQSWHIKKYGRMKHNITAAQKRVDTLNNSHSLNNETAATLKHHESILDDLLEQEEIYWHQRSRLDWMHLGDKNTKYFHSKASARKSNNKITSLYTDDGTRITSK
- the LOC115694978 gene encoding uncharacterized mitochondrial protein AtMg00240-like → MVHLKCCPTPMTVGKVLSIQDGTPFENLTKHISLIGALQYLTHTKPDISFSVNKLSQFLKAPTDVCWSVAKKILRYLKGTQDHGLHIKYTDRLALTGYFDANWAWCPDDRNSVVGYCVYFGDSLVSWSSKKQAVISRSNTE